One genomic window of Mycosarcoma maydis chromosome 20, whole genome shotgun sequence includes the following:
- a CDS encoding putative gly-X carboxypeptidase YSCS precursor: MGRIEESKADLPTSHHPEHARKQPRVARLIRTCALALALALSLVTLFYTDTDLLKLASHTRHRDLSAHLGNTACPQAAPFELPSFGATLDHANTTNDIKLPSSDELAKLLSGAVQVDTTVGDDWPTVKEDPERWRAVFAPFHDYLRTAFPSIYAADSPIKLEKVNEWGLVYTFPGSNETLAPLLLMAHQDVVPVEPETIPSWTHAPFSGFIDNEHGLVWGRGAGDCKATIVSILATIESLLKSRFRPQRTIVCSFGFDEESAGTQGGVELANFLHERYGDDGVAMIVDEGGEIDLDLGIPVAAPAVAEKGYLDARVSVYTPGGHSSAPSDHTSIGMLAQLISAIEANPYTATLQITGKQVNPALQYLQCTRDAPRADRKLSKALKKLEKMQRKLESVRWGRTWMDKKLDSQAAKVLSLMDRWQRFGFQTTQAVDLISGGVKINALPEQATAVINHRIDVTSSTAQVRRHIYRTLLPVARKLKLSIQADGEAWNFISASHSAQHTGKIVLSDAFDSALEPAPFTPIDAQAPPWQLLQSVMRRVWKDLLVAPDVMGGNTDTKSYWALTKHIFRFSPGSDKPFPIKGGHENIHTVDERATIYGLLKAVEFYSLLIQAVGSQTDF, from the coding sequence ATGGGTCGAATCGAAGAGAGCAAAGCTGACCTGCCCACCAGCCACCACCCCGAGCATGCGCGCAAACAGCCTCGGGTGGCCAGGCTGATTAGGACCTGCGCTTtggctctcgctctcgctctctcgTTGGTGACATTGTTCTACACCGACACGGACCTGTTGAAGCTTGCGTCGCACACTCGGCATCGCGATCTGTCTGCTCATCTGGGTAACACAGCTTGCCCACAGGCTGCGCCGTTCGAGCTTCCAAGCTTTGGTGCAACGCTAGACCATgccaacaccaccaacgaCATCAAGTTGCCTTCGAGTGATGAACTGGCCAAACTACTGTCGGGTGCAGTTCAGGTCGACACTACTGTTGGAGACGACTGGCCGACTGTGAAAGAGGATCCTGAACGATGGAGAGCAGTGTTTGCGCCGTTCCACGATTATCTCCGCACCGCGTTCCCGTCGATCTATGCTGCCGACTCGcccatcaagctcgagaaggTCAACGAGTGGGGCCTCGTGTATACATTTCCCGGATCGAACGAGACTTTGGCACCGTTGTTGCTGATGGCGCATCAGGACGTGGTACCTGTAGAACCCGAGACGATCCCTTCCTGGACGCATGCGCCCTTTTCTGGCTTTATCGATAACGAACACGGACTCGTCTGGGGCCGAGGAGCAGGAGATTGCAAAGCCACCATCGTTTCGATTCTTGCGACGATCGAAAGTTTGCTCAAGTCGCGCTTCAGGCCTCAACGAACGATTGTATGCTCTTTTGGGTTCGACGAAGAAAGTGCTGGTACGCAAGGCGGTGTGGAATTGGCGAATTTCCTGCACGAGCGATACGGCGACGATGGGGTTGCTAtgatcgtcgacgagggCGGTGAGATCGATTTGGATCTGGGCATTCCGGTTGCCGCCCCTGCCGTGGCTGAGAAAGGCTATCTGGACGCTAGAGTGAGCGTCTACACTCCAGGCGGTCACTCTTCGGCTCCTAGCGATCACACATCGATCGGCATGCTCGCGCAGCTCATCAgcgcgatcgaggcgaATCCTTATACTGCCACACTGCAGATCACAGGAAAACAAGTGAATCCTGCATTGCAGTACCTTCAATGCACACGAGATGCACCTCGAGCTGATCGCAAGCTGTCGAAAGCACTCAAGAAGCTTGAAAAGATGCAGCGTAAGCTCGAATCTGTGCGGTGGGGGCGGACGTGGATggacaagaagctcgacagcCAAGCCGCCAAAGTACTGTCGCTGATGGATCGATGGCAACGATTCGGTTTCCAGACCACGCAAGCTGTGGACCTGATTTCGGGCGGTGTAAAGATCAACGCTCTGCCTGAACAGGCGACCGCGGTGATCAACCATCGTATTGACGTCACCTCATCCACTGCGCAAGTCCGCCGCCACATCTACCGTACTTTGCTGCCCGTGGCGCGAAAGCTCAAGCTTTCCATTCAAGCCGATGGTGAAGCGTGGAACTTTATCTCTGCTTCGCATAGCGCTCAGCACACAGGCAAGATCGTTCTCTCGGACGCATTCGACTCGGCACTCGAACCGGCGCCGTTTACACCAATCGACGCGCAGGCGCCTCCctggcagctgctccagAGCGTGATGCGTCGCGTGTGGAAAGatttgctcgtcgctccCGACGTGATGGGCGGCAACACTGATACCAAATCCTATTGGGCCTTGACCAAACACATTTTCAGATTCAGTCCAGGTTCCGACAAACCCTTCCCGATCAAAGGCGGTCACGAGAACATCCACACCGTCGACGAACGCGCTACAATCTACGGCTTGCTCAAAGCGGTCGAGTTTTACAGTCTGCTCATCCAGGCGGTTGGGTCGCAGACAGATTTCTAG
- a CDS encoding uncharacterized protein (related to DFM1 - ER protein involved in ER-associated protein degradation) — protein MDEIRKIPPVTRYMLGATAAITLPCLLVITSPYRFALFWPLVIRKFHIHRIFTSFFYGGGGLKLLFDVFLLYRNSSDLELNHFGRRTADYTWSLLVMGVVILATNYPLGSPIYFGPLLNALIYVWARANPTSSVSFFGMVNCPSRWLPYVYLGLDLLQGGPGSAITNATGLLAGYAYWMLDQVLPAQRGGGGRGGGRGGSYIPTPAFLETILPDSLDPSLQGQNMGIRNARRVAGGIVWNAARDRGHRLSERSSSATPRPTSIASALGAGARSTLNSLNPFRGSAGTASRTNTGPSRQDLLAAAERRLRASQASSIVGRNASERASKPAGSNTPGTTSVNPRPAAERTSNLRKTAAASSQSNTFSFGQLKAKSNDVHAEDEQDHSSSGGAVAEQRWGTAKGKGKEKAKDESQDEEPSRDAGYSWGSGGQRLGE, from the coding sequence ATGGATGAGATACGCAAGATCCCGCCAGTGACGCGGTACATGCTGGGTGCAACGGCTGCCATCACGTTGCCCTGCTTGCTCGTGATTACGTCGCCTTACCGCTTTGCACTCTTCTGGCCGCTCGTCATACGCAAGTTCCACATTCATCGCATCTTTACCTCGTTCTTCTACGGAGGTGGTGGGCTGAAACTTCTGTTTGATGTCTTCTTGCTCTATCGCAATAGCTCGGATCTCGAACTGAACCATTTTGGTCGTCGTACTGCCGACTACACTTGGTCTTTGCTCGTCATGGGTGTCGTCATCCTTGCAACCAACTACCCGTTGGGATCGCCCATCTACTTCGGACCTCTGCTGAATGCACTCATCTACGTCTGGGCTAGAGCCAATCCGACGAGCAGCGTGAGTTTCTTCGGTATGGTCAACTGTCCAAGTCGATGGTTGCCGTATGTATATTTGGGATTGGATCTCCTGCAAGGCGGGCCTGGCTCGGCGATCACAAATGCCACAGGGCTGTTGGCGGGGTACGCATATTGGATGTTGGATCAGGTGCTTCCTGCTCAGCGTGGTGGCGGAGGCAGAGGTGGCGGAAGGGGTGGAAGCTACATCCCAACGCCTGCCTTCCTGGAGACAATATTACCGGATTCGCTCGATCCCAGTCTGCAAGGTCAGAACATGGGCATTAGAAACGCTAGGCGTGTTGCTGGGGGAATAGTATGGAATGCTGCGCGCGATCGTGGTCATAGACTTTCCGAACGCTCTTCAAGCGCGACGCCTAGGCCGACGAGCATCGCCTCGGCTCTCGGTGCAGGTGCGCGTTCGacgctcaactcgctcaaccCGTTCCGCGGCAGTGCAGGTACAGCATCTCGCACCAACACAGGTCCAAGCAGGCAAGACCTGCTGGCAGCGGCAGAGCGTCGTCTACGCGCCTCGCAGGCGTCGTCCATTGTCGGCCGCAACGCGTCGGAACGCGCATCTAAACCGGCAGGCTCAAACACTCCCGGCACCACAAGCGTCAACCCTCGGCCCGCCGCCGAACGCACAAGCAACTTGAGGAAAACCGCTGCAGCATCAAGCCAGAGCAACACATTTTCGTTTGGTCAGCTCAAAGCGAAGAGTAACGATGTACACGCGGAGGACGAACAAGATCACAGTTCCAGCGGCGGTGCTGTTgccgagcagcgatggGGAACGGCTAagggcaagggcaaggaaAAGGCGAAAGATGAAAGTCAAGATGAGGAACCGTCGAGAGATGCTGGGTACAGCTGGGGATCTGGCGGTCAACGGCTCGGCGAATGA
- a CDS encoding putative protein-arginine omega-N methyltransferase HMT1: MASTSTNGAAAEASTSTADMTSRDYYADSYAHFGIHEEMLKDEVRTRSYRNSIINNPHLFKDKIVLDVGCGTGILCMFAAKAGAKKVIGVDMSNIIDQARIITEVNGFKDTITLVKGKLEEVDLGLGPNGKVDIIISEWMGYFLLYESMLDTVLLARDKYLAPGGMMFPDKATMYLSAIEDQEYKDEKIGFWDDVYGFNYSCIKDIALREPLVDTVDIKSVVCDPFAIKQLDLLTITKEELSFESDFTLNATRDDYVHAFLGWFDISFDACHKPVQFSTGPHSRYTHWKQTVFYTKDVLAVNQGDAITGRLVCRPNERNNRDLDITIDYQVQGATASSGRMEYKMS; encoded by the coding sequence ATGGCTTCCACATCTACCAAcggcgctgcagccgaagcctccacctcgaccgccGACATGACGTCGCGCGATTACTACGCTGACTCGTACGCCCACTTTGGTATCCACGAAGAGATGCTCAAGGATGAGGTCCGAACGCGCTCGTATCGCAACTCGATCATCAACAACCCGCATCTGTTTAAGGACAAGATCGTCCTCGATGTCGGTTGCGGTACGGGTATCCTCTGCATGtttgctgccaaagccGGAGCTAAAAAGGTGATCGGCGTCGACATGTCCAACATCATCGACCAGGCCAGGATCATCACCGAGGTGAACGGGTTCAAGGACACCATCACGCTCGTCAAGGGAAAGCTCGAGGAGGTGGATCTGGGGCTCGGACCCAACGGAAAGGTGgacatcatcatcagcgAATGGATGGGCTACTTTTTGTTGTACGAGAGCATGCTCGACACGGTTTTGTTGGCAAGGGACAAGTACCTGGCACCAGGAGGAATGATGTTTCCCGACAAGGCGACCATGTACCTCTCGGCGATCGAAGATCAGGAGTACAAAGACGAAAAGATCGGTTTTTGGGACGATGTCTACGGCTTCAACTACTCGTGCATCAAGGACATTGCACTGCGCGAACCTTTGGTCGACACGGTCGACATCAAGAGTGTTGTTTGCGATCCTTTCgccatcaagcagctcgatctactcaccatcaccaaggAAGAGCTGAGCTTCGAGAGCGATTTCACACTCAACGCTACACGCGACGACTACGTACACGCCTTCCTCGGCTGGTTTGATATCAGCTTTGATGCTTGCCACAAGCCCGTCCAGTTCTCAACCGGCCCTCACTCGCGTTACACTCACTGGAAGCAGACCGTCTTCTACACCAAGGACGTGCTGGCAGTCAACCAGGGTGATGCCATCACCGGCAGATTGGTCTGCCGCCCCAACGAGAGGAACAACCGCGATCTGGACATCACCATCGACTACCAGGTTCAGGGCGCTACCGCTTCTTCTGGTCGCATGGAGTACAAGATGTCCTAA
- a CDS encoding uncharacterized protein (related to BOS1 - vesicle specific SNAP receptor) yields the protein MNSLYNQALRQFSSIQSDISRIDSEGDVGSSTAFGPVTVSLSSLERTIDEYENLAKKELIQSKQDKALNRVAKFRTDYAELSSQLARLKTKGSLCNGSNVSNGASSSTLRSPTSIGTFAQNANRRVSAIAESPFSLHARNPVSSAPSDPLAAYKMNPSAAAMFGTDTSFSARESHALREHSFIQQTEAQLDVFIAQGREVFGNLVEQRGILKATQRRLRDAANTLGLSRSVIGYIERRSTQDNIIFALGALFTLVCFWYIYKWFG from the coding sequence ATGAACTCGCTCTACAATCAAGCATTGCGGCAGTTTTCGTCGATCCAGTCTGACATTTCGCGCATCGATTCGGAAGGCGATGTtggctcgtcgaccgcGTTCGGACCGGTCActgtctcgctctcttcACTGGAACGGACGATTGACGAGTACGAAAATCTGGCCAAAAAGGAACTCATCCAATCCAAGCAGGACAAGGCGCTGAATCGAGTGGCGAAATTTCGTACCGACTATGCCGAGCTTTCATCGCAACTTGCGCGGCTGAAAACCAAAGGTTCGCTCTGCAACGGCTCCAACGTGTCTAACGGagcatcgtcatcaacGCTTCGATCGCCCACCAGTATTGGCACGTTTGCTCAGAACGCCAATCGACGCGTTTCAGCCATCGCCGAATCACCGTTCAGCTTGCATGCGCGAAATCCCGTCTCTTCCGCTCCCTCCGACCCGTTAGCAGCGTACAAAATGAATCCGTCCGCCGCCGCCATGTTTGGCACCGACACATCGTTTTCAGCACGAGAATCACATGCGTTAAGAGAACACTCGTTCATCCAGCAAACCGAAGCGCAGCTAGACGTCTTCATCGCCCAGGGCCGAGAAGTCTTCGGAAACCTCGTCGAACAAAGGGGCATCCTAAAAGCCACTCAACGAAGACTCAGAGACGCCGCAAATACCTTGGGCCTCAGCAGAAGCGTCATTGGTTACATCGAAAGGAGAAGTACTCAAGACAACATCATCTTTGCACTAGGCGCCCTCTTCACTTTGGTTTGCTTCTGGTACATCTACAAGTGGTTCGGTTGA
- a CDS encoding putative NADH-ubiquinone oxidoreductase codes for MASLRSLSRVGLSSKPTMALTRSFQTSTIKSVPKIAAAMAGPSKQQQKPCTYRSISSSAPAKDAGPDGPLPLMSVANRGSNQLSLETPKNGVEYVLSSMDKMANWARQSSFWPMTFGLACCAVEMMHVATARYDQDRLGVVFRASPRQSDCMIVAGTLTNKMAPALRKVYDQMPEPRWVISMGSCANGGGYYHYSYSVVRGCDRIVPVDLYVPGCPPTAEALLYGFLQLHRKIRRNRKTTLWYRK; via the exons ATGGCTTCTCTTCGCTCACTATCTCGAGTCG GCCTCTCCTCCAAGCCAACCATGGCTCTGACTCGCTCGTTCCAGACATCGACCATCAAATCGGTGCCCAAGATCGCCGCAGCTATGGCTGGGCcgtcgaagcagcagcagaaacCTTGCACTTATCGTagcatctcgtcgtcggcgccCGCCAAGGATGCCGGGCCCGACGGACCCTTGCCGCTCATGTCGGTGGCCAACCGCGGCTCGAAccagctctcgctcgagaCGCCCAAGAACGGCGTCGAGTACGTGCTTTCTTCGATGGACAAGATGGCCAACTGGGCACGTCAATCGAGTTTCTGGCCCATGACGTTTGGTCTCGCGTGCTGCGCCGTAGAGATGATGCACGTTGCCACCGCACGATACGATCAGGATCGCTTGGGTGTGGTTTTCCGTGCGTCGCCGCGTCAGTCGGACTGCATGATCGTCGCAGGTACCCTGACCAACAAGATGGCACCGGCGTTGAGAAAGGTGTACGACCAGATGCCCGAACCGCGATGGGTCATCTCGATGGGCTCGTGCGCTAACGGAGGTGGATACTACCACTACTCGTACTCGGTCGTCCGGGGTTGTGACAGGATCGTTCCCGTTGACTTGTACGTGCCTGGATGCCCTCCTACAGCCGAGGCGCTGCTCTATGGCTTCTTGCAGTTGCACAGAAAGATCAGGAGGAACAGGAAGACCACGCTTTGGTACCGAAAGTAA